The DNA region CTGCGGCGCCCGGCTCAACAACCACGCCGAGGAGCCGCCCGCTGAGGCCGAGGGCtgcggcagccccccgccccccccccagccgccctcgCCCCCCCTGCCCgaggggctgcccctgccctaCGAGAGCTTCGAgctgcccgaggaggaggagctgcccccgcaccccttccccttcccctacCAGCCCCCCCTGTCCCCCGAGGAGGCCGCCTCCGACGAGGACCCCATTGACCCCGACCTGATGGCGTACCTGAGCTCGCTGCACCACGAGTCGCTGGCGCCCGGGCTGGATACGCCCGACAAGCTGGTACGCAAGCGCCGCTCGCAGATGCCCCAGGAGTGCCCCGTCTGCCACAAGGTCATCCACGGCGCCGGCAAGCTGCCCCGCCACATGCGCACGCACACGGGCGAGAAGCCCTTCGCCTGCCAGGTCTGCGGGGTCCGCTTCACACGGTGAGTGCTGCCGGACGGAGCCTCCCTGCCTGACGGGTACCTGACGGCATCCCCCATGGcacctcccctgccagccctgccggtGCCTGACCGCATCCCCCGGCACGGCACAGGCTTTTCTGCaccccatgggtgctgctgggctgaCCCTCCCCGCCTGCTACCCGGGGTACCCGTCAGCAACCCCGGCAACgtctctcctgccagccctgccggaGCCTGGCCACATCCCCACCATGGTTCAGTGCGGGTCCGTGGGCTCTTCTGCACCCCATAAGTGCTGCCGGAcccaccctccctgcctgccacccACAGTACCCGGCAGCATCCCCGGCAACACCTCCACTGCCGGCACCTGGCCGCATCCCTGGTGTGGTACAACACGGGGACCCATTTCCCAGCCCCGCCAGTGCCGCAGCGGTCCCCGCGCGCCCCAGCCAGGCAGCTGGGACGTGGTCCCCTGCCCCGCCAGAGCACCCAGACCCCCGTGCCCTGCAGAGCATccctgccgcggggctgccggcaccatccccctgcctgctgcagccaggTGGCCGCTTCGCTGGGGATACCGGCTGCCCCGTGCCGACGTCTGCCTGTCGTCCCCCCCCCTTCCAGGAACGACAAGCTGAAGATCCACATGCGCAAGCACACGGGCGAGCGACCTTACTCCTGCCAGCACTGCAGCGCCCGCTTCCTGCACAGCTACGACCTGAAGAACCACATGCACCTGCACACGGGCGCCCGGCCCTACGAGTGCTACCTCTGCCACAAGGCCTTCGCCAAGGACGACCACCTCCAGCGGCACCTCAAGGGCCAGAACTGCCTGGAGGTGcggacccgccgccgccgtcgcgacgagccgcccccgccgcccgccggacCCCCCGGCCTTGACCTCTCCAACGGGCGGCTGGAGGGGCTGCGCCTCTCCATCGCCCGCTACTGGGGTCCAGGACGgcccgaggaggaggaagaggagccggagggCGAGGAAGGGTCGCAGCCGGATGGTGCCGTGCCGGTGGAGACGGCATAGGGCCGCTGCGACAGcgggtgccgtgccgtgccgagccgtgccgtgcccaCCGGGGTTTCTGTTCCCGTTTTTCCCGTCACGGTTCGTTCCCAGTTATGCAAAGGGGGAAATTCCCCCCTGGCCGATTTGCacaatggggtgggggggtccctgccgccccccccgccgtgcccgggcCCCCCCGTCGCCGTGCCCGGGCGGCGGAGCcccggcgggggggtgggggggagagcaGGACCGGGGTGTCCCCCCGCCTCTCAAAAAACCCTTCCGTGGATGCGCCCTCCCCCCAcagcggggccgggaccgggcggGGGCGCCCACGGACCGAgccgccccccttcccccccccccccgccaaccggggagagcgcggggcggggccgccagggcgccccctggcggccccgccccgcgctctccccggttggcgggggggggggggcggggggccgcccCGCGCTGTACATAGCTtgacgtccccccccccccccccaaacctctcccCGTCCCGAGCAGCCCCTCCCCGGCGAGCCCCCCTCGCCCCTGCACTCCCGGCTGCTTTCTCTTGGTTGCACTATTCGGGTGAGCCCACCCGggtgcggggcagccccggcccccacccGACCCCTTCCCAAAACCACCCCGGCcctgtgggacccccccccccttccctcccccccagggGTGGCCGGGCCCCAGCGGTCACCCCTCTGCCCTTTGCACATGTCCCCCCCGCCCTAGGGCGCAGCCCCTCCGGGGGGGCAGGGGACCGGCACTATTTGCCTAAAATAAGAgtttatctatatttaaaaagatgatgtaatatattcccccccccccccttccccgacCCCCTCCGCTGCTGCCCGCcagcgctgcccggcccccgCGCGTCTGTCCCTTGCCATGGGGTGCCGGGAGGGGTGATGGGGACGAGGGGCTCGGCTCCCGTCATGGCTTTAAAGTGCCTTATGGTGAACTTGAAATTTTCGGCTACTTGAACCTCTCTGGTGTCAGGAACCAAACGAATAATCggcgggcggccgccccccgTCCCGCCGGGTcgcctctgtctgtctgtctgtctgtttgtgtttgtttttttaaacgaAGGCTGCTTGGTAATAAACGGAGaagcagggacccccccccgcgcCCGACTTTCTGTCCGCCCTGCGCCCCCTCCTCGGAGCAGCTCTGCTCAGGCCTGGGGCagtgagcggggctgggggcaccgccGGGCCGGGGACGGGGGCAtcgaggggctgggggcactgtggggacagggacagggctgggggcaccatggggatggagatgggggcACCGCAGggcgggggacagggacatcgaggggctggggggcaccacggggatggggacatcgaggggctggggggcaccacgggctggggctggggcaccacggggctgggggcaccgcgGGGATGGGGGCGGGGGCAtcgaggggctgggggcactgtggggacagggacagggctgggggcaccatggggatggagatggggatacGCAGGGCTGGGGATAGGGACatcgaggggctggggggcaccacggggatggggatggggacatcgaggggctgggggcactgtggggctggggatAGGGACatcagggggctgggggcactgtggggacagggacagggctgggggcaccatggggatggagatgggggtacatggggctggggacggggacatcgaggggctgggggcaccatggggctggggacagggacatcaaggggctgggggcactgtggggacagggacagggctgggggcactgaggggctgggggcacaATGGAGCTGGGGGCACCTTGAGAATAGGGCTGGGGGCaccacggggctgggggcaccgtggggctgggggcattGCAGGGATGGTGCCGGGggcagcacggggctgggggcaccacAAGGTCAGGACCACCATGAGGTGCCAGACGCCAGCTCAGGGCACCGGGACGCTGGCACCTCGAGGACCGGTGCTTTATtcaccagcccctccccacccgccCCGGCGGTTCCCGGCTTCCACCGCGCTGCTCGGGCTCCAGCCACGTCCCTGGAGCCTGGCCCCGTGTCCTCGCCGCCGCGTGGCACCGTCCTGCCGTCACCgggccctgcccttgctgctgggCGGCCGCAGGgccaccacctcctccagctcGCTGCCGCTGCTCTCGGGCTGCTCCTGGTAGCCGAAATCcaggctgggggcggcggggggggagagcgGTGTCAGGGACTGGCACCCCCAGTGCCAGGGGGTGCCAGGGACATCACCACCCCCATCGCCAGCCCTCACCTGGAGAGCGAGCTGTCCTCGCTGTCCATCCCGCTGCCGCCCCCATCGCTCTCCCCGCTCGCCTCTTCCTTCAACTGGGCTCGCAGCCGGGCTGCCAGCTCGGGGGGCAACCGCCGGCTGTCCCCCCGGCCCTCTGCCACCTCCCGGATGCGCTGCCGCAGCAGCCGCCCTTGCTCCTGTCCCCGCAGCACCCGCACAGCACCCAGCCACAGCCCCACCGTCTCTTCGTCGCTGGAGtccctgcagggatggggcagggggggtgggggttgcagcccccccctcacccgctgcagcccccccccccccgggttcCGATGGGCTCCCTGCACCCCCTTGCTCACATCTCCTCGTCCCCGGTGTCCCGGTAGCTCAGGGGACCCATGCAGACAGAGCAGACGTTGCTCAGGGTTTGGTGGCACTCGCTGCAATACAGCCCTGGGGGAAACGGGGGCTGTGAGAGCGGTgggagattttggggggggggggcagaggggtgtcCCCAgtcgaggcggggggggggggggttcctaCCTTTGCAACCGGGCGTGATGCACGCAATGAAGTCCGGCTGCTCTGCCATCCCGCAGGCCAGGCAGCGTTTCTGCTGGATGCCCAAGAGCCGTGCCAGGCGGGCaaaggcaggcagcctgcaggcagggagctgatGCTCCATGGGGCAATGCCATCCCCGGGGGTCCGCGGCAAGGGCAAAGCCCTTGCCGCGGACCCCCGGGGATGGCATTGCCCTTTTGCGATGCCCAGCAAGGTATTTATGGATGCATCCCCCCCCAGGGAAGCTTACCtggaggtgaggaagaggagcaggttGCCTTGCCCGGCATCGGCCGTGCGCTGCGTGACGGCTTGACGCAGGGCACGTGCCAACCCTGCTCGTCGTGCCAGGATGGTGCTGTGGAGGAAGGTCGTGCGCTCCTGGCATGGCGGGGATGGGGTGAAGGCAGGCGGCTGCCaagggggagcggggaggtgctggtggtggtgacgTGGGGGTTTCTCACCTGCTCGCGGTACGGGTAGTAGGCGGCACACACCACCCGGCGCAGGCGTGCCACGTGGCTACCGAAGACGGCGATGAAGAGGCAGATGCCGTACAGGAGTCCTGGTGGAAAGAGGATGAAGCACTCAGGGGTGACCCCATCCTGTACCCCACCCACCCACCTAGCACGCTGAGGGTGCAGCACCCCTGGTCACCCATGCTGAGGTAGGTGCTGTAGTCGGGCTCCAcgggctggaggaggcagcgCTGGGAGAGCACCGAGATGTTGCCCTGCTGCAGCGCGTCGAAGGCAGAGACCAAGTCCTGGAAGATCTCGCTGCTGTAGCCCGTTCCGTTGACGCTGACACCCAGCACCTCCGGCGCTGCGGGGTGAGCGGCTTAGTCCCGGGGAACGGGGTACCTGCTGCCCCAAAGCCCTGGCCCCCAGCCAGCaaagcacccaagggtgctgctCCGGCACGGTTGGGTGCTACTCACCCCTGGCGACGACCTCCCCCTGCAGCTGATGCCGGACCAGGTCGAGCAGCCAGAAGAGGCTGTAGTCAGCCAGGATGATGCTGAGCCCCAACAGCACGTGGCGCAGGACCCCCACCAGCTGCAGCCCGTACCGACGCCGCTCCTGCCGCGACAACCACAGCCCGGCTGGGCGGGCACGAAAGCACCGTgaggccgtgccgtgccgggacccccccagctcgCCTGGGGGATGCCCCCCCCGGGCACGGGGCTGACCTGGGGGGATGTAGCGGCCTCTCTCCCAGGCCGTCAGGGGCAGCACGGTGGGTTTGCCCTGCTCCGCCCGCCACAGGTCCAGCTCCACGAAGCGCCGCGTGATGTAAACGTTATCAAAGGTGTCATCCCGCAGGTACCGGTGACGGTACCGCAacgccctggggacacggggggggggggatgctgggcaccGGCACActgggtccctgtccccacaggGGGACCGGAGCGGGATCCCAGCCCACTCACTGGAGGTACATGTAGAGGATGGCGCAGAAGGAGACGTGCATGAAGAGCCCCAGGACCCGGCGGGTGGGCTCCAGGCGCAGGCGCACCCCCTCCATGATGTCCAGGGCCACCTCCCCCAGGCTCTTGCTGGCGTTGAGGTTGATGTCAAAGCGGTGCGTGGCCGAGATGTTGAACTCGAACTCCCGGCGGACGCGGTCCAGAGCATCCGTGAGGGCTGCGGGGGGTGACAAGGGACCGCGCGGTGCTGGGGGTCAGGGCGAGagccgggagggggcggggggggggggcagagagggacccccaacacccccgCGGCACCGGGATACTCACGGACTGCGACATTCCTCTTGAGGAAGGACTGGATGTACTGCGGGATGATGCAGAAAAGGAGGGCCACTGCGGAGAGGGGGGGTCTCTGCCAGGGTGGGGTCCCCGCGGTGGGCAGGGCTGCACCCTatcacccaccccacccccccacgcAGAGGGGCAGGGACCTACGCACAGTTGGCCAGACCGCACAAGGGCCTGAAGAGGATGATGATgtagcagaggaagaagaggaagggaatgGCGCGCTCGCAGCTGTCCTTGGCCTCGTCGAAGAGGCGCAGGCAGCGGTGGTACGGCGTGTCCAGCTCCCGGTTGCAGACCCTGCCTATGTTCGCCAACCACAGCCAGACGTTGTGCAGGGCTCGGGCTGCGGGCAAGGAGCGGGCGTTGGGGGCCGAGCTgcgggggatggggacagggccagACCGAAAGCAGGATAGGGGGGTGCTGGAGCCGGGGAGACCCTCGGGGACCCCCGCTCACCGATGTGGCTGACGGAGTCCATGATGGAGCAGAAGAACTTGCGGACGTGGTCACCCACCACCTTGGCTTTCTGGGCGATGTCCTTGATTTTGGCCAACACGTCTGCGGAGAGGGGGGACCCCTGACCATACCCCGAGGGGCGAGGGCAGCCCAGGGCTGGCTAGCGCTGCTGGGGCTCCCCCGGGAAGGGACCCTCCCATCCCACCACATCCCCCTGGTCCCTCTTCTCACTCAGCAGCGGCTCCTGGGCGCGTTGCAGCCGCTCGGCCGTCTGGTTGAGGGCGAGCTCGGCCCCGCACGACAGCGATTCGGCGGCCTGGGAGAAGTTGCGCAGGATGTTGGTGCAGGGGCCCTGCACGGCCAtgcccagcgccagcagcagcatcagCATCTTCCCCTCCtctgtggggacaggggggtcctggggctcaGCAGGCACCCAGTACCCCCCCCCCAACACGCCCCAGGTTCCAGGCGGCAGCACCGAGAGCTGCTTACTGGTGAAGATGTGGGGCAGCGACAGCAGCACGGTGGCCCGCACCTTGACGGAGAAAGccatgcccagccccagccccgcgcccaggCTGGTGGTGGTGACCAGGCAGTACCAGACGTTGTGGCCCTGCGCCAGCAGCACCAGAACCCCGTACAGACTGGCCAGGGCCATGCCCAGCGCGAAACCGCCAGCGCTGCGGGCCAATTCCCGCGCCTCGCTCGCCTCCTCCGGCCGACGCATCCGCCGCGGTCGCCTGCCCCCAGACCGTGGTGCCGGGGTCTTCCCCCGGCCCCTCAGCCCTTGCAGGGCTCTGCCCAGCCACGAGACCAGCCCCATGCTGGGTTGGGCTCTGCCAGGCTCCTGGTGTTCCCTCAAGCTCCGGGCACGGGGATACGGCAGGCGGAATGGGCGGCTCACAATGCGCCGGTTCCGGGGAAGCATCCTGCCGTCGCCAGGACCAGGCACAGAGCCATGGAGCTACTGGTGGCCCCTGGGCGAGAGCGCTGGGCTGGGACAGAGGCACGCAGGAGGCAGAAACCACCCAACACGAGTGAgatcccctcccaccccactccCGGCCCGTGGGCagtgggagagggcagggctgacgtctccctccccacccagccCTGAAGCGAGCGGTGGTCTCGCTGCTGCCCGCCCCGTGCAGCCGGTTCCTCTGGAGCCGGCCAGACCAGTATCGCAGCAGCAAGTTCTTCCTGGGTGCCGGCCTCGGGACCCTCCTCGGCTTCGGTGAGTGTGCCTCGGTgccgggcacggcggggggcCGGTGGCACCGGGGGCTCAGGGCACGTTCGCGGGTGTTTCAGGGCTCAGCCAGCTCCTCATCGTCCCCATGAACCTCACGGAGACGCGCAAGGTGCAGCTCTCCTGCGGGCTGACgggtgaggatggggctgggaggggactggggtgACGGGGGCCATCGGGAGCCCCAGGGGGGGGGTCTCTGTGGGAGCGTGGGGacagctctcccctccccgcagggGTGACTGCCTTGGGCTGGGCCACGTCCCCCCACTTTCGCTGTGCCAGCCTGCTCGTGGCCCCCAAATTCCTGGGCAAGGAGGGTCGGGTCTACGTTCTCTCCTTCGTCCTCGCCGCCATCTACAACGGTAGGGTCCCgccgcgtccccgtcccccccggcgGGGTCCCGAGGGCTGACAGGGTCTGAGCCACCCCTGCCGGCGCCAGGGCCCGTGGCCAACGTCTGGCACAACCTGGAGGAGGTGACGCGCTCGCTGGGCTGCGTGGCGGAGCTGCAGGTCAACCACAGCCGCCAGCTCTGGCGGGTGTCGGTGACCCCCATGCGCATGGTGATGGAGGACATGGCGGTgaggcggggggccggggtgggcggcggggggccggggcgggggagcgggaccGAGCCTGTGTGCGTCCCCTTCCCCGGCAGCGGAGCGGGCGGACGCTGAACACCGAGATGCAGAACATCTCGCGCGCCTTCGTGGGGCTGAACGAGGAGGTGGCCAGCGAGGCGGGGTACGacctgcagcagcaacagcacccgggctcgcggccggcacccagcacccagcagctgtACGAGAAGAAGACCAGACTGCGCTGCACTTGTGAGCGGGGCGGGCAGGACGCTggcagcgtgcaggcagctgccggccagGGGATggggctgccgcagcccccccgtGCCGGCCTCGCAGGGCACCCCGGATAGTGGCCGGgccagtggggctgggggtgcgtgGGCAGCTGAGGGTTCCTGCCCCCCAGATGTGATCGAGCTGGGCATGCAGCGCTGCCGGGACTGGTTCAATGCCAAGCACAAGGCTTGCATGGAGCAAGTGGTCGTGCCCCTCATCAgccacctcctctgcctgcccatGAAGTCCACGTTCCTCTGCAACATTGTCAGGGGTGGGTGACGTGTGGGACCCCCCGCCCTGTCCTCCCTTGGTGGGGCAGCTCCAGTTctgccccctgcagcccccgggatGGCAGCCGCAGCCTGTGCCGGGGCGGTACCtgggggtcccagctctgccggcACCGTCCCCGCTCCGTCCCCGCAGTCATACGCAGCTGGTGCCAGGACAAGATCCCCGTGGAGGGCAACTTCGGGCAGATGTACGACATGGTGAACAAATCCGTCAGCAACCTCAGCCAGGAATTCACTGCCAGCGTCGTCATCCAGGTGGGTGCCCGTCCCCTCCGCCCAGGACCGGGTGCTggatcctgcccagccccacggcccctccACCGCAGGAGGAGCATCGCGAGATGCTGCAGGGCATCAACGTCTCGGCGGAGCAGCTGATGGAGGAGGTGACCTCCCAGCTGCGGCAGCATGGCGCCCACCTGGGCCAGGCCGTCTCCTTCTTCCGCCTGCTGCTCTCCTGGACCTTCCTCCTCGTCTTCATCTCGTGAGCCCCGggatgggagggggggggagagggcagcCACAGGGCACGGAGGGGTGGGGGCCTCCTTtagcaggagggctggggggataTGAAGACaagaggggggtcctggggggctgcagccggtCCCTcgccccccctggacccccccctcTTGCCAGGGCTTTCTCCTACACCAAGCGGTACTGCCAGGACATCTCCTTCGACAACCTCTACATCACCACCTACTTCCGCCAAATCGATGCCCGTCGCAGAAAGCAGGtgaggggggagaaggggtggagggcggcccccccccacccccagcggggggtcctggggggctgcgcTGAGCCGCCCTGCTCCCCCTCTCCCAGCACAAGCGGACGCTGCTGCCCCTGCACCGGGCAGAGGTCTCGGCCGTCATCTTCCCGTGCCGCCCGGCCATGCAGCCGCCCGAGCTGCAGAGCACGgtgaggggctggcggggggggctggggggccggggctgggggccaggctgTGGTAGACCCCGCTTCCTGcaggtgctggagctactggagTGCATCccacccctgctcctcctcctcctcgcctgcGGCCTGGACCACGTGCTCTTCACCATGCTCAGCATCATCCAGCAGCACTCCTTCGTGCAGTACTCCTTCCACAgtgagcccccagccccacggcaccggggggggggggcagcccccagccccatggccccaCCAGCAATGCAAGGGTCCCCCTCCACCCTCcacccgcccccccagccccacagctccccttCCACGTGCTCCCATCCCGCAGGCAGCCACCACTTGGTCGTGCAGGTGACGGGCACGTCCCTGATGGCTCGGCTCCTGCGGAGCACCATCGGGGCCCTCAACACCTCCTCTGACACCCGACTGGAGACGTCCAACTTCGGTGAGTCCCCTCAAGCGGATGGGACAACCCCCCGCCAGCTCCATGGCTTGACCGCCCCTGCCTGCGAGAAGGAGCTCAGCGCTGCCATTTTGTCCCCAGCCTgcctgccgcagccccggggcatgACGAGGCAGCAGTacgtgggcagctgcctgcccctggCCGTGCTGGCGCTGCTCTGCCTGGCCCAGGTCTACACCTTCCGCCTGCGCCGCACCATCGCTGCCTTCTACTTCCCCAAGGTGAGCGGCAGCCCCGGGACCGGCCGAGGGTCCGGCATAGCCCAGTCTGACCCGGGGGGCATTTTTTGGGGTGGGCTGGTGCATCTGGCTACCCCTCACGGTCTTCACCGGTGCAGCGGGAGAAGAGCCGCGTGCTCTACCTCTACAacaagctgctgcagcagcggcaGAGCTTCGTCCGCCGACAGCGGAAGCGCATCGCCCAG from Calonectris borealis chromosome 29, bCalBor7.hap1.2, whole genome shotgun sequence includes:
- the ZBTB7B gene encoding zinc finger and BTB domain-containing protein 7B, coding for MASPEDDLIGIPFPEHSSELLSCLNEQRQLGLLCDVTIKTQGLEYRTHRAVLAASSRYFKKLFAGPGPGQEVCELDFVGPEALGALLEFAYTATLTISSANMGEVLRAARLLEIPCVIAACVEILQGSGMEAPGPDDSDCERARRYLEAFATLPEGEAPAPPPPRPAARRSKKTRKFLQTCGARLNNHAEEPPAEAEGCGSPPPPPQPPSPPLPEGLPLPYESFELPEEEELPPHPFPFPYQPPLSPEEAASDEDPIDPDLMAYLSSLHHESLAPGLDTPDKLVRKRRSQMPQECPVCHKVIHGAGKLPRHMRTHTGEKPFACQVCGVRFTRNDKLKIHMRKHTGERPYSCQHCSARFLHSYDLKNHMHLHTGARPYECYLCHKAFAKDDHLQRHLKGQNCLEVRTRRRRRDEPPPPPAGPPGLDLSNGRLEGLRLSIARYWGPGRPEEEEEEPEGEEGSQPDGAVPVETA
- the DCST2 gene encoding DC-STAMP domain-containing protein 2 → MLPRNRRIVSRPFRLPYPRARSLREHQEPGRAQPSMGLVSWLGRALQGLRGRGKTPAPRSGGRRPRRMRRPEEASEARELARSAGGFALGMALASLYGVLVLLAQGHNVWYCLVTTTSLGAGLGLGMAFSVKVRATVLLSLPHIFTSKQLSVLPPGTWGVLGGGYWVPAEPQDPPVPTEEGKMLMLLLALGMAVQGPCTNILRNFSQAAESLSCGAELALNQTAERLQRAQEPLLNVLAKIKDIAQKAKVVGDHVRKFFCSIMDSVSHIARALHNVWLWLANIGRVCNRELDTPYHRCLRLFDEAKDSCERAIPFLFFLCYIIILFRPLCGLANLALLFCIIPQYIQSFLKRNVAVPLTDALDRVRREFEFNISATHRFDINLNASKSLGEVALDIMEGVRLRLEPTRRVLGLFMHVSFCAILYMYLQALRYRHRYLRDDTFDNVYITRRFVELDLWRAEQGKPTVLPLTAWERGRYIPPAGLWLSRQERRRYGLQLVGVLRHVLLGLSIILADYSLFWLLDLVRHQLQGEVVARAPEVLGVSVNGTGYSSEIFQDLVSAFDALQQGNISVLSQRCLLQPVEPDYSTYLSMGLLYGICLFIAVFGSHVARLRRVVCAAYYPYREQERTTFLHSTILARRAGLARALRQAVTQRTADAGQGNLLLFLTSRLPAFARLARLLGIQQKRCLACGMAEQPDFIACITPGCKGLYCSECHQTLSNVCSVCMGPLSYRDTGDEEMDSSDEETVGLWLGAVRVLRGQEQGRLLRQRIREVAEGRGDSRRLPPELAARLRAQLKEEASGESDGGGSGMDSEDSSLSSLDFGYQEQPESSGSELEEVVALRPPSSKGRAR
- the DCST1 gene encoding E3 ubiquitin-protein ligase DCST1, whose product is MELLVAPGRERWAGTEARRRQKPPNTTLKRAVVSLLPAPCSRFLWSRPDQYRSSKFFLGAGLGTLLGFGLSQLLIVPMNLTETRKVQLSCGLTGVTALGWATSPHFRCASLLVAPKFLGKEGRVYVLSFVLAAIYNGPVANVWHNLEEVTRSLGCVAELQVNHSRQLWRVSVTPMRMVMEDMARSGRTLNTEMQNISRAFVGLNEEVASEAGYDLQQQQHPGSRPAPSTQQLYEKKTRLRCTYVIELGMQRCRDWFNAKHKACMEQVVVPLISHLLCLPMKSTFLCNIVRVIRSWCQDKIPVEGNFGQMYDMVNKSVSNLSQEFTASVVIQEEHREMLQGINVSAEQLMEEVTSQLRQHGAHLGQAVSFFRLLLSWTFLLVFISAFSYTKRYCQDISFDNLYITTYFRQIDARRRKQHKRTLLPLHRAEVSAVIFPCRPAMQPPELQSTVLELLECIPPLLLLLLACGLDHVLFTMLSIIQQHSFVQYSFHSSHHLVVQVTGTSLMARLLRSTIGALNTSSDTRLETSNFACLPQPRGMTRQQYVGSCLPLAVLALLCLAQVYTFRLRRTIAAFYFPKREKSRVLYLYNKLLQQRQSFVRRQRKRIAQRARQHPGLGTSLLEWCCRRWPRLRRWIRRSCTVCGAPETPRDRVCPAPTCGALYCGPCWREAGGACLACTPGDYGLSQDSSEEDTGYAA